Proteins encoded in a region of the Enterococcus gilvus ATCC BAA-350 genome:
- the cbpA gene encoding cyclic di-AMP binding protein CbpA, translating to MLLKSLVYPKENLTTINESTTLQEALDILEGTGFRCVPILDESDQIFRGNIYKMHIYRHKANGGDMSLPVTYLLKNATKFISLDTSFFKIFFTIKELPYITVLDEDHHFYGILTHSTLLNMLSQSWNIQTGSYVLTVVSTGKRGDLALMSKIISKFTTIASCITLDVGQDFKGRRTLFTLSAGVDENKLNQIIDHLERKHFEIQEVEALSMQE from the coding sequence ATGTTATTAAAAAGTCTCGTTTATCCCAAAGAGAATTTGACGACGATCAATGAATCAACGACTTTGCAAGAGGCATTGGACATTTTAGAAGGCACTGGCTTTCGTTGTGTTCCGATCCTTGATGAGAGTGATCAAATTTTCCGAGGCAATATCTACAAAATGCATATTTACCGGCACAAAGCAAATGGTGGCGATATGTCTCTTCCTGTTACTTATTTACTAAAAAATGCAACAAAATTTATCTCGCTAGACACTTCTTTTTTCAAGATTTTTTTCACGATCAAAGAATTGCCATATATTACTGTCCTAGATGAGGACCACCATTTTTATGGCATCTTGACCCACAGCACACTGTTGAACATGCTGTCTCAATCATGGAATATCCAAACAGGCAGTTACGTTTTGACGGTTGTCTCCACAGGTAAACGCGGAGACTTGGCGTTGATGTCAAAAATCATCTCTAAATTCACTACGATCGCAAGCTGCATCACCTTAGATGTCGGTCAAGATTTCAAAGGACGACGTACGCTGTTCACTTTATCAGCAGGCGTGGATGAAAACAAGCTGAATCAAATTATTGATCATCTTGAACGCAAGCACTTCGAGATCCAAGAAGTAGAAGCATTATCGATGCAAGAATAA
- a CDS encoding QueT transporter family protein, producing MNMVERKRVNVVVTNGIIMALYLALTILVSPVASGAVQFRISESLNHLVVFNRKYLWGIFGGVVIYNAIFGMGWLDVVFGGGQTLLALTLTAMLQNVVKNTKVRLALNVVFFSASMFLIALMLNVTLSLPFWPTYGWLALSEAIIMAISAPIMYYLDTRLHFAKQL from the coding sequence ATGAATATGGTAGAAAGAAAACGAGTCAATGTGGTGGTCACGAACGGGATCATTATGGCGTTGTATTTGGCTCTAACGATTTTGGTTTCACCGGTGGCATCTGGTGCGGTCCAATTTCGTATCTCAGAAAGTTTGAATCATTTAGTCGTATTTAATCGAAAATATTTGTGGGGGATCTTCGGCGGAGTCGTCATTTATAATGCGATTTTTGGCATGGGATGGCTCGATGTGGTTTTCGGCGGCGGACAAACATTGCTGGCGTTAACACTAACAGCAATGTTACAAAATGTCGTAAAAAATACGAAGGTTCGTTTGGCGTTGAATGTTGTGTTCTTTAGCGCAAGTATGTTTTTGATTGCATTGATGTTGAATGTGACACTTAGCTTACCATTTTGGCCGACTTATGGCTGGCTAGCTTTAAGTGAAGCGATCATTATGGCGATCTCAGCACCGATTATGTACTATTTAGATACGCGTTTGCATTTTGCAAAGCAGCTATAA
- a CDS encoding metal ABC transporter permease — protein MLHDFFQGLIDYQFLQNALITSIMVGISAGVIGSFIILRGMSLMGDAISHAVLPGVAISYMLGSSYIIGATFFGIFSAALIGFVGKHTRLKNDTAIGIVFSSFFALGIILISFARSATDLYHILFGNVLAVRDSDMYLTAIVMVIVVLAVGIFYKQLKLTSFAPTMAQSYGWNISLINYGLMFLLTLVAVTSLQTVGTILVIAMLITPAATAYQLTNKLSVMVGLSTLFGVLSAIIGLYFSYSYNLPSGATIVMTAAVFFIAAFLFSPSKGLIQQLRKERLYEV, from the coding sequence TTGCTACATGATTTCTTTCAAGGATTGATTGACTATCAATTTTTACAAAATGCGTTGATTACCTCCATCATGGTAGGAATCTCTGCTGGAGTGATCGGTTCATTTATTATTTTACGAGGAATGTCTTTAATGGGGGATGCCATCTCTCATGCTGTTTTACCCGGTGTGGCGATTTCCTATATGCTTGGTAGCAGTTACATTATAGGAGCAACCTTTTTTGGTATCTTTTCAGCAGCATTGATTGGTTTTGTCGGAAAGCATACACGGTTGAAAAATGATACTGCCATCGGCATTGTATTTAGCTCCTTTTTCGCGCTGGGAATCATTTTGATTTCTTTTGCAAGGAGTGCCACGGACCTGTACCACATTCTTTTCGGGAATGTGCTGGCAGTCCGGGATTCAGATATGTATTTAACAGCGATCGTCATGGTCATTGTTGTTTTGGCTGTGGGGATTTTTTATAAACAACTGAAATTGACTTCTTTTGCTCCGACGATGGCGCAATCCTACGGTTGGAATATCAGCCTGATTAATTATGGTTTGATGTTCTTGCTGACGTTAGTGGCCGTTACTTCATTGCAAACCGTCGGCACGATTTTAGTGATCGCCATGCTGATCACACCGGCGGCGACCGCGTATCAATTAACGAATAAACTGTCTGTGATGGTGGGCTTATCCACTTTGTTTGGTGTGTTAAGTGCCATCATAGGATTGTATTTTAGCTATAGTTACAATCTTCCTTCTGGGGCTACGATCGTCATGACAGCGGCAGTTTTCTTCATCGCAGCATTTCTGTTTTCACCTAGCAAGGGATTGATCCAACAATTACGAAAGGAGCGTTTATATGAAGTATAA
- a CDS encoding lactate oxidase, with translation MTYQASNEEHPIDIVNIASLEQHVKERMEKGAFGYIRGGSEDEWTMKENTTSFNNKTIMPRVLRGIDRADLRTKLWDMDLATPIIQAPSAAQGLAHENGEADTAKGVADAGSIFSISTYANTTIEDAAAAAPNAPQFFQLYMSKDDGFNEFILDKAVKAGAKAIILTADSTLGGYREDDVINHFQFPLPMPNLAAYSAKSDSGDGEGKGIAEIYAAAKQGLVPEDIKKIKDLTNLPVFVKGIQSPEDAEVAIAAGADGIWISNHGGRQLDGGPASFNVLPLIAGVVNKRVPIVFDSGVRRGEHVFKALASGADLVAIGRPVIYGLNLGGAEGVKSVFDHLNKELSITMQLAGTKTIEEVKNTTLHDAK, from the coding sequence ATGACTTATCAAGCAAGTAACGAAGAACATCCAATTGACATTGTAAACATCGCTTCATTAGAACAACACGTAAAAGAACGCATGGAAAAAGGTGCGTTCGGCTACATTCGCGGTGGCTCAGAAGACGAATGGACAATGAAGGAAAATACGACTTCATTTAATAATAAAACCATTATGCCTCGTGTACTGCGTGGGATCGACCGTGCAGATTTGCGGACGAAACTGTGGGATATGGACTTAGCAACACCCATCATCCAAGCGCCATCCGCAGCGCAAGGATTAGCACATGAAAATGGCGAAGCAGATACGGCAAAAGGGGTGGCAGATGCAGGCTCAATTTTTTCAATCAGTACTTATGCAAATACAACGATTGAAGATGCCGCAGCCGCAGCTCCAAATGCACCGCAATTCTTCCAATTATATATGAGTAAAGACGATGGTTTTAACGAATTTATCTTGGATAAAGCTGTTAAAGCAGGAGCAAAAGCCATCATTTTAACCGCAGACTCAACACTTGGCGGCTATCGTGAAGACGACGTGATCAATCACTTCCAATTCCCATTGCCTATGCCAAACTTGGCAGCTTACAGCGCAAAGAGCGATAGTGGAGACGGTGAAGGAAAAGGAATCGCCGAAATTTATGCGGCAGCTAAACAAGGACTTGTTCCTGAAGATATCAAAAAAATTAAAGACTTAACCAATTTGCCTGTCTTTGTTAAAGGTATCCAATCCCCTGAAGACGCCGAGGTTGCGATTGCAGCTGGTGCTGACGGTATCTGGATCTCAAATCATGGCGGTCGTCAATTAGACGGTGGTCCTGCATCCTTCAACGTATTGCCATTGATCGCTGGTGTAGTGAACAAACGAGTTCCAATCGTGTTCGATAGTGGCGTTCGTCGTGGCGAGCATGTCTTTAAAGCTTTAGCCAGCGGTGCCGATCTAGTCGCTATTGGTCGTCCAGTTATCTATGGTTTGAATCTTGGTGGAGCAGAAGGCGTGAAGTCCGTCTTTGATCACCTTAATAAAGAGCTTTCCATCACTATGCAACTTGCAGGAACAAAAACGATTGAAGAAGTAAAAAACACAACGCTTCATGACGCAAAATAA
- the secE gene encoding preprotein translocase subunit SecE, with protein MNFLRSVKEEMKLVSWPSKKQLRHDSLVVIETAIIFALMFFIMDTAIQAVINLIIH; from the coding sequence TTGAATTTTTTACGTAGTGTCAAAGAAGAAATGAAGTTGGTTTCATGGCCTTCAAAAAAACAATTGCGCCATGATTCGCTTGTCGTAATCGAAACAGCGATCATCTTTGCTTTGATGTTTTTCATCATGGATACAGCCATTCAAGCAGTGATCAATTTGATTATTCACTAG
- the recD2 gene encoding SF1B family DNA helicase RecD2, with protein MSEEQLYIVGTLKAIFFQNPSNFYKVLLIKVSDTNSDYLEQEIVVTGSFGDMQEDEEYRFFGHFVDHPRYGKQFLVESYEQAQPTSANGLISYLSSDKFPGIGKKTAENIIDVLGEEAIDQIMENPAVLVKVPNLNAKKQKVIVETIRQNHGMEQIIVGLSRYGFGSQLSFAIFQTYRNEALEIIAENPYQLVEDIEGIGFKKADTLAEQLGIAADSPQRIRAAIFHQVTEDANQSGDTYVEAQQLLTEVLQLLETTRPVEIAPNQVADMIIRLVEEEKIQQEATRIYENTLFYSEWGIASSIERLLARKKEIKYPQEKIDKKLRIIEKQLSITYGDSQDQAIKEAIRSPLFILTGGPGTGKTTVINGIVKLFAELNELSLDPKDYTQAVFPILLAAPTGRAAKRMNETTGLPASTIHRLLGLNANDDTPDIEAKELDGGLLIVDEMSMVDTWLANTLLKSIPDNMQVIFVGDKDQLPSVGPGQVFHDLLQIEEIPKMELTDIYRQGDGSSIIPLAHEIKDGKLPQDFRKNQRDRSFIACHAFQMEEVIKQVVERAKKKGFTAQDVQVLAPMYRGPAGIDAINKMMQEIFNPNDGRKKEVQWNDIVYRIGDKVLQLVNNPELNVFNGDMGIIVGIIPAKESEDKVDELVIQFDSNEVSYKRSEWNKIKLSYCCSIHKSQGSEFKMVLLPMVKQYSRMLQRNLLYTAITRSKDLLILLGEEDAFQACVTRESAVRKTTLIERIMKDTQDIPKKPKAEPFTKVKKREEPVKAGPTVLTPQLISSQAIDPMIGMEDVTPAMFM; from the coding sequence ATGTCAGAAGAGCAGCTATATATCGTAGGAACTTTAAAGGCCATCTTTTTTCAAAATCCCAGCAATTTTTACAAAGTTCTGTTGATCAAAGTGAGTGATACGAACAGCGATTATCTCGAACAGGAAATCGTTGTGACAGGCAGCTTTGGGGATATGCAAGAGGACGAAGAGTATCGTTTTTTTGGACATTTTGTTGATCATCCTCGATATGGTAAACAGTTTTTAGTTGAGAGCTATGAGCAAGCACAGCCGACTTCGGCGAACGGGTTGATCAGCTATCTTTCTAGTGATAAATTTCCTGGAATCGGTAAAAAAACTGCGGAAAATATCATTGATGTTTTAGGTGAAGAAGCAATTGATCAAATCATGGAAAATCCTGCTGTGTTGGTAAAAGTTCCCAATTTGAATGCTAAAAAGCAAAAAGTGATCGTAGAGACGATCCGTCAAAATCATGGGATGGAGCAGATTATTGTTGGACTAAGCCGCTATGGATTTGGAAGTCAGTTGTCTTTTGCGATTTTTCAAACATATCGGAATGAAGCACTAGAAATAATCGCGGAAAATCCATATCAATTAGTGGAAGATATCGAAGGTATCGGGTTTAAAAAGGCCGATACACTGGCTGAACAATTAGGGATCGCAGCAGACAGTCCTCAGCGTATTCGGGCAGCCATCTTCCATCAGGTAACCGAGGACGCCAACCAAAGCGGAGATACGTATGTGGAAGCGCAGCAGCTATTGACAGAAGTGCTGCAACTTTTGGAGACGACACGTCCTGTGGAAATCGCGCCGAATCAAGTGGCGGATATGATCATACGATTGGTGGAAGAGGAGAAAATCCAACAAGAAGCTACAAGGATTTATGAAAACACCTTGTTTTACAGTGAATGGGGAATCGCTTCTTCTATCGAAAGGCTGTTGGCTCGAAAGAAAGAAATCAAGTATCCTCAAGAAAAAATTGATAAAAAATTGCGGATCATTGAGAAGCAGTTGAGTATTACTTACGGTGATTCTCAGGATCAAGCGATCAAGGAAGCGATCCGCTCGCCGTTATTCATTTTGACGGGGGGACCCGGAACAGGAAAAACGACTGTGATCAACGGGATCGTTAAATTGTTTGCGGAATTGAATGAGTTATCGTTAGATCCGAAAGATTACACGCAGGCAGTCTTCCCAATCCTCTTGGCAGCGCCAACGGGTCGTGCGGCGAAGCGCATGAATGAGACGACAGGATTGCCGGCAAGTACGATCCATCGTTTGCTGGGGTTGAATGCGAATGACGATACGCCTGATATTGAAGCTAAGGAATTAGATGGCGGCCTTTTGATCGTGGATGAAATGTCTATGGTGGATACGTGGCTCGCGAATACCCTGTTAAAATCAATTCCTGATAATATGCAGGTGATCTTTGTAGGAGATAAGGATCAATTGCCTTCTGTGGGACCTGGTCAGGTTTTTCACGATCTTTTGCAAATCGAAGAGATTCCGAAGATGGAATTAACCGATATTTATCGGCAGGGAGACGGTTCTTCGATCATTCCACTGGCTCATGAGATCAAAGACGGGAAGCTGCCGCAAGATTTTCGGAAAAATCAGCGGGATCGATCATTCATCGCTTGTCATGCCTTTCAAATGGAGGAAGTCATTAAGCAAGTCGTCGAACGTGCCAAGAAAAAAGGATTTACAGCACAAGATGTACAAGTCTTGGCGCCAATGTATCGAGGGCCAGCCGGTATCGATGCTATCAATAAAATGATGCAGGAGATTTTTAATCCAAATGACGGTCGTAAGAAGGAAGTTCAATGGAACGATATCGTTTATCGCATTGGGGACAAAGTGCTGCAGCTAGTCAATAACCCAGAATTGAACGTTTTTAACGGAGACATGGGGATTATTGTCGGGATCATCCCCGCAAAGGAATCTGAAGACAAAGTTGATGAGCTGGTCATCCAGTTCGACAGTAACGAGGTTAGTTACAAGCGTTCAGAATGGAATAAAATCAAGCTTTCTTATTGTTGTTCGATCCATAAGTCACAGGGGAGCGAATTCAAAATGGTCCTGTTGCCGATGGTCAAACAGTATTCTCGGATGCTTCAGCGAAATCTACTGTACACAGCGATAACGCGAAGCAAGGATTTGCTGATTTTATTGGGGGAAGAAGATGCTTTCCAAGCATGTGTTACGCGCGAATCTGCGGTACGAAAAACGACGCTGATCGAACGGATCATGAAAGATACACAAGATATTCCCAAAAAGCCCAAAGCAGAACCCTTCACTAAAGTAAAGAAGAGAGAAGAACCCGTCAAGGCAGGACCGACCGTTTTGACGCCGCAATTGATTTCGTCTCAAGCCATTGATCCGATGATCGGAATGGAAGACGTTACGCCGGCGATGTTTATGTAA
- the nusG gene encoding transcription termination/antitermination protein NusG: protein MESFEKQWYVLHTYSGYENKVKANLESRAQSMRMEDYIFRVVVPEETETEVKGGKEKEIVHKTFPGYVLVEMVMTDDSWYVVRNTPGVTGFVGSHGAGSKPAPLMPEEINHILRSLGMNTRQNDIEVEVGETVKIIEGAFAGLEGVITEIDEERDKVKANIDMFGRETSTELDFDQIDKI, encoded by the coding sequence ATGGAATCTTTTGAAAAACAATGGTATGTGTTACATACTTATTCCGGCTATGAAAACAAAGTAAAAGCCAACCTAGAATCACGTGCACAAAGTATGCGGATGGAAGACTATATTTTCCGTGTAGTTGTCCCTGAAGAAACAGAAACAGAAGTTAAGGGCGGCAAAGAAAAGGAAATCGTCCACAAAACTTTCCCTGGATATGTATTAGTGGAGATGGTCATGACGGATGATTCTTGGTACGTTGTTCGTAATACACCAGGTGTGACAGGGTTCGTTGGTTCTCACGGTGCCGGAAGTAAACCAGCGCCATTGATGCCAGAGGAAATCAATCATATCTTGCGTTCATTAGGTATGAACACACGTCAAAATGATATTGAAGTAGAAGTCGGCGAAACAGTGAAAATCATCGAAGGAGCCTTTGCTGGTCTTGAAGGAGTGATCACTGAAATCGATGAAGAGCGTGACAAAGTCAAAGCAAACATCGACATGTTCGGTCGTGAAACAAGTACTGAATTGGACTTCGATCAAATCGATAAAATTTAA
- the rpmG gene encoding 50S ribosomal protein L33, which yields MATKKAALACTVCGSRNYTKSVSEGKRGERLEINKFCKHCNQYTIHKETK from the coding sequence ATGGCAACTAAAAAAGCGGCTCTGGCCTGCACGGTCTGTGGTTCAAGAAACTACACGAAATCAGTGAGTGAAGGCAAACGCGGAGAGCGTTTAGAGATCAATAAGTTTTGCAAACATTGTAATCAGTACACGATACATAAAGAAACAAAATAA
- a CDS encoding metal ABC transporter ATP-binding protein: protein MNAIRIENLSVAYRGKIALKQIDLELAPGKLTGIVGPNGAGKSTLMKGILQLVKTRSGKILYGDQPLTKQREKIAYVEQRQDIDLSFPIDVFGVVLFGTYPHLKTFQRPGKKEKAFAYECLEKVGLTDYADRQISELSGGQLQRVFIGRALAQKADWILLDEPFAGIDATSEKIIIELLKELRDEGKSIVIVHHDLHKVTDYFDEVILLNKGLIASGPVEQTYTTKNMEKTYGSEITQMLRIGGADFAT from the coding sequence ATGAATGCGATTCGGATAGAAAATTTATCGGTTGCGTATCGTGGAAAAATCGCTTTGAAACAAATAGATTTAGAACTGGCACCTGGAAAATTGACGGGGATTGTGGGGCCGAATGGAGCTGGAAAGTCTACGTTGATGAAGGGAATCCTGCAATTAGTAAAAACACGATCAGGAAAAATTTTGTATGGTGATCAGCCGTTGACGAAACAAAGGGAGAAAATCGCCTATGTTGAACAGCGGCAAGACATTGATTTGAGTTTTCCTATTGATGTTTTTGGGGTGGTGCTATTTGGCACGTATCCGCATCTTAAAACGTTCCAGCGACCTGGAAAAAAAGAAAAAGCTTTTGCCTATGAGTGCTTAGAAAAGGTAGGATTGACAGATTATGCCGATCGTCAAATCAGTGAATTGTCTGGTGGACAGCTGCAGCGTGTGTTTATCGGGCGGGCGTTGGCGCAAAAGGCAGACTGGATTTTATTGGATGAACCCTTTGCTGGGATTGATGCGACGAGTGAGAAAATCATCATTGAATTGCTAAAAGAATTACGGGATGAAGGCAAATCGATCGTGATCGTCCATCATGACCTGCATAAAGTCACAGACTATTTTGATGAAGTGATTTTACTTAATAAAGGATTGATTGCTTCAGGACCTGTTGAACAAACGTATACGACGAAGAATATGGAAAAAACGTATGGAAGTGAAATTACACAAATGTTAAGAATTGGGGGTGCGGACTTTGCTACATGA
- a CDS encoding diacylglycerol/lipid kinase family protein, with amino-acid sequence MNFHYHILINPAAGSGNAAKTAEKIIHLLDDGDYTYTPYYTERPGDEREIVNRLSDLLSPWSEFCEKDHVDNSFHLLVVIGGDGTLHQVVNQFFALDLQLPVSYIPAGSGNDFARGIGLSRDPEKAFEQITSAIQPQPINVFHYDEKISEEQGIILNNVGIGLDALIVATTNASNSKKVLNKYRLGSASYALYLVKAIFTQKTFPILVELNGQTLNFERTFLCTTTNIPYFGGGIAIAPMAEPKKEAIDLVVVEKPNMLAILRFLLQLVRKKHTQNKHYRHFTSSKIRIVSVVPQYGQADGENMGERSFDMNFSTATQYIWYVDKRTEK; translated from the coding sequence ATGAATTTTCATTATCATATTTTAATCAACCCCGCAGCCGGAAGCGGCAATGCGGCAAAAACAGCCGAAAAAATCATTCACTTACTGGATGATGGTGATTATACATACACACCCTATTATACGGAAAGGCCCGGCGATGAAAGAGAAATCGTCAATCGCTTGTCCGACTTGCTAAGCCCGTGGTCAGAGTTTTGCGAAAAGGATCATGTCGATAATTCATTTCATTTATTGGTGGTCATCGGTGGCGACGGCACGCTGCATCAAGTAGTGAATCAGTTTTTTGCATTGGATCTTCAGTTACCCGTCAGCTATATTCCTGCCGGCTCAGGAAACGATTTCGCTCGGGGAATCGGACTTTCTCGTGACCCTGAGAAGGCGTTTGAGCAAATCACGTCAGCAATACAACCGCAACCTATCAATGTCTTTCACTATGACGAAAAAATAAGTGAAGAACAAGGAATTATTCTAAATAACGTGGGAATCGGATTAGATGCATTGATCGTTGCGACGACCAACGCTTCAAATTCAAAAAAAGTACTGAATAAATATCGTTTAGGCTCCGCTTCTTACGCATTGTATTTAGTCAAGGCGATTTTCACACAAAAGACCTTTCCGATACTGGTTGAATTAAATGGTCAAACGTTGAATTTCGAACGGACCTTTTTATGTACGACGACCAATATTCCTTACTTTGGCGGCGGTATCGCGATCGCTCCTATGGCAGAGCCTAAGAAAGAAGCAATTGATCTTGTCGTCGTTGAGAAGCCTAACATGTTGGCTATTTTGAGATTTCTGCTTCAACTTGTTCGTAAAAAGCATACGCAAAATAAACATTATCGGCATTTTACCAGCAGTAAAATCCGAATCGTTTCTGTCGTTCCGCAATATGGTCAGGCAGATGGCGAGAATATGGGAGAGCGCTCCTTTGACATGAACTTCTCCACCGCGACACAATATATCTGGTACGTAGACAAAAGGACTGAAAAATAA
- a CDS encoding alpha/beta hydrolase: MKKIIYGLFVLTTVVLLSGCGTKQSHHEEGNTSTGSTATEASRDIVNKSDVPTLFIHGYGGTVNSFGGMLQRFRDEGVARKELTITVQPDGALQVDGQLNKKKDNPSIQVLFAANKDNEWNQTEWIYGVLKYLKEEGVDRVNLVGHSMGGVSSLRYLTTYGQPKDAPVIEKFVAIGAPFNDFDDTAKDQSIDDVLQNGPTPQSSRYLDYRNGINNVPSSVSVLLLAGKLNEQDPSDGTVPLSSALATYSLLKAHGNPIKEQIFTGSNAQHSQLHENPAVDHVVATFLWG; the protein is encoded by the coding sequence ATGAAAAAAATAATTTATGGGTTGTTCGTATTAACGACCGTGGTGCTGCTATCAGGCTGTGGGACAAAACAGTCCCACCACGAAGAAGGGAACACGTCTACTGGGTCAACTGCAACAGAAGCCTCCCGAGATATAGTAAATAAGAGTGACGTTCCGACCCTGTTCATCCATGGGTATGGAGGGACAGTCAATTCATTTGGAGGCATGCTGCAGCGTTTCAGGGATGAAGGGGTGGCTAGGAAAGAACTGACGATCACTGTGCAGCCAGATGGCGCCTTGCAAGTAGACGGACAATTGAATAAGAAAAAGGACAATCCTAGTATCCAAGTGTTATTTGCTGCTAATAAAGACAACGAGTGGAATCAAACAGAGTGGATTTACGGGGTTCTCAAATATTTGAAAGAAGAAGGTGTCGATCGAGTCAATCTTGTCGGTCATTCAATGGGGGGCGTCAGCTCGCTCCGCTATTTAACGACATACGGTCAGCCGAAAGATGCCCCCGTCATTGAAAAGTTTGTTGCGATCGGCGCTCCCTTCAATGACTTCGACGATACAGCAAAAGACCAATCCATCGATGACGTATTGCAAAACGGACCTACCCCTCAATCGAGTCGGTATCTCGATTACCGAAATGGCATAAACAATGTCCCAAGCAGCGTATCCGTTCTATTGCTAGCTGGAAAATTAAATGAACAAGATCCCTCGGATGGTACGGTCCCTTTATCTAGTGCATTAGCAACGTACTCCTTGTTAAAAGCTCATGGCAACCCCATCAAGGAGCAAATATTTACCGGATCAAATGCTCAGCATAGTCAATTACACGAAAATCCTGCGGTCGATCACGTTGTTGCAACCTTCTTATGGGGATAG